From Alkaliphilus flagellatus, the proteins below share one genomic window:
- a CDS encoding phage holin family protein, protein MGVEQVMLLIKPEILVLVPVLIIIGITIKKMNIVRNWAIPMTLGILGITVSILILGFEKGFYPPVILDGILQGILSAGMAVYVHQLTIQTTQKRLEEY, encoded by the coding sequence ATGGGTGTTGAGCAAGTAATGTTGCTTATAAAACCGGAGATATTAGTTTTAGTGCCTGTACTCATTATAATTGGAATAACTATAAAGAAAATGAATATCGTAAGAAACTGGGCTATTCCTATGACACTGGGTATATTAGGTATAACAGTTTCCATATTAATATTAGGCTTTGAAAAGGGTTTTTATCCTCCTGTAATACTAGATGGTATACTTCAAGGTATACTGTCAGCTGGAATGGCTGTATATGTTCATCAGTTGACTATACAAACTACTCAGAAACGACTAGAGGAATATTAA